A portion of the Rhodococcus pseudokoreensis genome contains these proteins:
- a CDS encoding asparaginase, with the protein MPKVAVVTTGGTIASRRDGQGVSRPVVAGSDLLAGSGTGTELRVVDVMSKDSSSMTFADMDLVRDAVTSELRDPDLDAVVVLHGTDTMEETAFLVDLHHTDPRPVVFTGAQRTFDHPESDARTNLADAIAAGTDPALRGAGVLIAFGGAVHRASGTRKADTTSLDAFRSVHPDSVQPTGDLRRQRLDPLSWHPISGTRVDIVAVYPGADRVQIDACLAAGARGLVLDGLGSGNANPAIVEAVRDCTTAGIPAVVTTRVPHGPTSATYGGGGGGHDLVSAGALFSTDLRAGQARILLAALLADPDLTDLDKEFDRRSRVDPAPRIS; encoded by the coding sequence GTGCCGAAAGTCGCCGTCGTCACCACCGGAGGCACCATCGCCAGCAGGCGGGACGGGCAAGGTGTCAGCAGGCCGGTGGTCGCAGGCTCCGACCTGCTGGCCGGTTCCGGGACCGGGACGGAACTCCGCGTCGTCGACGTGATGTCGAAGGACAGTTCGAGCATGACGTTCGCCGACATGGATCTGGTCCGCGACGCCGTCACCTCGGAACTGCGCGACCCCGATCTGGACGCGGTGGTCGTGCTGCACGGAACCGACACCATGGAGGAGACCGCGTTCCTGGTCGACCTCCACCACACCGACCCGCGGCCGGTGGTCTTCACGGGTGCGCAACGCACCTTCGACCATCCGGAATCCGACGCCCGGACCAACCTGGCCGATGCGATCGCCGCGGGAACGGACCCCGCCCTGCGCGGAGCGGGTGTCCTCATCGCGTTCGGAGGCGCCGTGCACCGGGCGTCGGGGACACGTAAGGCGGACACGACGTCCCTCGACGCGTTCCGGTCCGTCCACCCCGACTCTGTCCAACCCACCGGCGATCTCCGGCGGCAACGCCTCGATCCGTTGTCGTGGCATCCGATCTCCGGAACCCGCGTCGACATCGTGGCCGTCTATCCGGGGGCGGACCGCGTCCAGATCGACGCGTGCCTCGCGGCCGGGGCCCGGGGGCTGGTGCTCGACGGGCTCGGATCCGGGAACGCGAACCCCGCGATCGTCGAAGCGGTCCGGGACTGCACGACCGCCGGAATCCCGGCGGTGGTCACCACCCGGGTGCCGCACGGCCCGACCTCCGCGACGTACGGCGGCGGGGGCGGCGGCCACGACCTCGTCTCGGCGGGGGCACTGTTCTCCACCGACCTCAGGGCAGGTCAGGCCCGCATTCTGCTCGCGGCGCTGCTCGCCGACCCCGACCTCACCGACCTCGACAAGGAATTCGATCGACGCTCACGCGTCGACCCTGCACCGAGGATCAGCTGA
- a CDS encoding aspartate ammonia-lyase: MLETRTEHDLLGDRQVPADSYWGIHTLRAVENFPITGRTISTNPYLIRGLAYVKWAAASANEKLGILDHHRADAIGQACREIVDGRWHEQFVVDVIQGGAGTSTNMNANEVIANRALEILGHGRGEYGELHPNEHVNLSQSTNDVYPTAVNIATIFAIDDLLDALRVLQDAFATKAVEFADTVKMGRTQLQDAVPMTLGQEFATYSVMIDEDRARLGEAALLVHEINLGATAIGTGLNAPAGYAEAACDTLRDLTGLPLVLATDLVEATQDVGQFVHLSGVLKRIAVKLSKVCNDLRLLSSGPRAGLNEINLPPVQAGSSIMPGKVNPVIPEVLNQVAYEVIGNDVTITMAAESGQLQLNAFEPIIVHSLSEGMRHLGAACRILADRCVLGITANTDLLRARVEDSIGLVTALNPYIGYTASTRIAQEALITGRRVADLVIEAGLLDRDELDRLLSPEHLANLRASGSPRQTPVAATAEVVS; the protein is encoded by the coding sequence GTGCTCGAAACGCGAACAGAACACGATCTGCTCGGCGACCGCCAAGTGCCTGCGGATTCCTACTGGGGAATCCACACGCTGCGGGCCGTCGAGAACTTCCCGATCACCGGCCGCACGATCTCCACGAACCCCTACCTGATCCGCGGACTCGCGTACGTCAAATGGGCCGCGGCGAGCGCCAACGAGAAACTCGGGATCCTCGACCACCACCGCGCCGACGCGATCGGGCAGGCATGCCGGGAGATCGTCGACGGCCGCTGGCACGAGCAGTTCGTCGTCGACGTCATCCAGGGTGGCGCCGGAACGTCGACCAACATGAACGCCAACGAGGTGATCGCCAACCGGGCGCTCGAGATCCTCGGCCACGGACGCGGTGAATACGGGGAACTCCACCCCAATGAGCACGTGAACCTCAGTCAGTCGACCAACGACGTCTATCCCACGGCGGTCAACATCGCGACGATCTTCGCGATCGACGACCTCCTCGACGCGCTGCGGGTCCTGCAGGACGCGTTCGCGACCAAGGCCGTGGAGTTCGCCGACACCGTGAAGATGGGGCGCACCCAACTCCAGGACGCGGTACCGATGACACTCGGCCAGGAGTTCGCCACCTACTCGGTGATGATCGACGAGGACCGCGCCCGCCTCGGCGAGGCCGCGCTTCTCGTCCACGAGATCAACCTCGGCGCCACCGCGATCGGTACGGGCCTGAACGCACCCGCGGGCTATGCGGAGGCCGCGTGCGACACGCTGCGGGACCTCACCGGACTCCCCCTCGTCCTGGCCACGGACCTCGTCGAGGCCACCCAGGACGTCGGTCAGTTCGTCCACCTCTCCGGCGTGCTCAAGCGGATCGCCGTCAAGCTGTCCAAGGTGTGCAACGACCTCCGTCTGCTGTCGTCGGGACCGCGCGCGGGACTGAACGAGATCAACCTCCCACCGGTACAGGCCGGTTCGTCGATCATGCCCGGCAAGGTCAATCCGGTGATCCCGGAAGTCCTCAACCAGGTGGCCTACGAGGTCATCGGCAACGACGTCACCATCACGATGGCCGCCGAATCGGGCCAGCTCCAGCTCAACGCGTTCGAGCCGATCATCGTGCACTCCCTGTCCGAGGGAATGCGCCACCTCGGCGCCGCCTGCCGGATCCTCGCCGACCGCTGCGTGCTCGGCATCACGGCCAACACCGATCTGCTGCGCGCCCGCGTCGAGGACTCCATCGGGCTCGTCACCGCCCTCAACCCGTACATCGGGTACACCGCGTCGACCCGGATCGCGCAGGAGGCGCTGATCACCGGCCGCAGGGTCGCCGACCTCGTGATCGAGGCGGGACTGCTCGACCGGGACGAACTCGACCGGCTCCTGAGCCCCGAGCATCTCGCCAACCTGAGAGCGTCCGGTTCGCCACGGCAGACACCCGTCGCGGCGACCGCGGAGGTGGTCTCGTGA
- a CDS encoding HpcH/HpaI aldolase/citrate lyase family protein, whose protein sequence is MILTANPLDARHARSWLLVSASRTEDFDLADRSDADAVILDLEDGVVTAERSGARRSVAEWLSGDGAAWVRINAATTDDWSADVDALRGLAGLQGVMLAKSESGQQVRDTSVRLGAAVPVLALVESARGIEFAYDIASEPATLRLAFGSGDFRRDTGAGAEPDALAYARGRLVVASAAAGIAAPIDGPTLADDRDTRVEALAVTRSMGMSGKLCMHAAHTGDVNRELSPSAEDAAWADEVIDRLGADGSGVRSGSDRPQLARALTIRTRLDALRLSY, encoded by the coding sequence ATCATTCTCACAGCGAATCCCCTCGACGCTCGGCACGCACGATCGTGGCTCCTGGTATCCGCTTCGCGGACCGAGGATTTCGACCTCGCCGACCGCAGCGACGCCGACGCCGTCATCCTCGACCTCGAGGACGGTGTGGTCACTGCGGAACGATCAGGCGCCCGGCGGTCGGTCGCCGAGTGGTTGTCCGGTGACGGCGCCGCCTGGGTCCGGATCAACGCCGCGACCACCGACGACTGGTCGGCCGACGTGGACGCGCTCCGCGGACTTGCCGGACTGCAGGGCGTCATGCTGGCGAAAAGCGAATCCGGGCAACAGGTCCGGGATACGTCCGTCCGGCTCGGCGCGGCGGTTCCCGTGCTCGCCCTCGTCGAGTCGGCGCGCGGCATCGAATTCGCGTACGACATCGCGTCCGAGCCCGCCACGCTGCGATTGGCCTTCGGTAGCGGCGATTTCCGACGGGACACGGGTGCGGGCGCCGAGCCGGACGCGCTCGCCTACGCCCGCGGACGTCTCGTCGTCGCGAGCGCCGCCGCCGGGATCGCGGCGCCGATCGACGGACCCACGCTCGCCGACGATCGCGACACCCGGGTCGAGGCCCTGGCCGTCACGCGGTCGATGGGGATGTCCGGAAAGCTCTGCATGCACGCCGCGCACACCGGCGACGTCAATCGCGAGCTGAGCCCGTCCGCCGAAGACGCGGCATGGGCCGACGAGGTGATCGACCGTCTCGGCGCCGACGGCTCGGGTGTCCGGAGCGGCAGCGACCGACCGCAACTCGCGCGCGCACTGACCATCCGCACCCGACTGGACGCGCTGCGGTTGTCCTACTAG
- a CDS encoding amino acid permease has product MTIEKDDTSGDIFVEEDLGYRKALGPRQIQMIAIGGAIGTGLFMGAGGRLQQAGPALVLVYALCGFFAFLILRALGELVMHRPTSGSFVSYSREFFGEKMAFAAGWLYWMNWAMTAVVDVTAVALYMNFFKKYWAPLGNVDQWVFALAAVVLVLGLNLVSVKVFGELEFWFALIKVVALAAFLGFGIYFVLFGTPIEGHSSGFSMIADNGGLFPNGVLPAVVVIQGVVFAYASIELVGTTAGETKNPQKVIPKAINTVIIRILVFYVGSVLLLSLLLPYTEYHAGESPFVTFFGSINVQGADAIMNLVVLTAALSSLNAGLYSTGRILHSMAMAGSAPSFAARMNKAGVPYGGIALTGFVILLGVGLNAVVPTQAFEIVLNLAALGIISAWAVIVLCQLKLWKLAKDGTLTRPGFRMFGAPYTGLLTLVFLGCVVILMAFDHPVGTWTVGSIAIIAPLLVIGWYGARNRIRTLASDRPNA; this is encoded by the coding sequence GTGACGATCGAGAAGGACGACACTTCGGGAGACATCTTCGTCGAGGAAGACCTCGGCTACCGGAAAGCGCTCGGCCCGAGACAAATCCAGATGATCGCGATCGGCGGAGCGATCGGCACCGGACTGTTCATGGGCGCGGGCGGACGCCTACAGCAGGCCGGGCCCGCACTCGTCCTCGTCTACGCGCTCTGCGGGTTCTTCGCGTTCCTGATCCTGCGGGCCCTCGGCGAACTCGTCATGCACCGGCCCACCTCCGGGTCGTTCGTGTCGTACTCCCGTGAATTCTTCGGCGAGAAGATGGCCTTCGCCGCGGGCTGGCTGTACTGGATGAACTGGGCGATGACGGCCGTCGTCGACGTCACCGCCGTCGCGCTGTACATGAATTTCTTCAAGAAGTACTGGGCACCGCTCGGGAACGTCGACCAATGGGTCTTCGCCCTGGCCGCCGTCGTCCTCGTCCTCGGGCTGAACCTCGTGTCAGTCAAGGTGTTCGGCGAGCTGGAATTCTGGTTCGCGCTCATCAAGGTCGTCGCCCTGGCCGCGTTCCTCGGCTTCGGAATCTACTTCGTGCTGTTCGGAACGCCGATCGAAGGCCACAGCTCGGGCTTCAGCATGATCGCCGACAACGGCGGACTCTTCCCCAACGGCGTGCTGCCCGCCGTCGTGGTGATCCAGGGCGTCGTCTTCGCGTACGCCTCGATCGAACTCGTGGGCACCACGGCCGGCGAGACGAAGAACCCACAGAAGGTCATCCCCAAGGCGATCAACACGGTCATCATCCGGATCCTCGTCTTCTACGTCGGATCCGTGCTGCTGCTGTCGCTGCTGCTCCCGTACACCGAGTACCACGCCGGCGAAAGCCCGTTCGTCACGTTCTTCGGCTCCATCAACGTGCAGGGCGCCGACGCGATCATGAACCTCGTGGTGCTCACAGCCGCGCTGTCGTCGCTCAATGCCGGCCTGTACTCCACCGGGCGAATCCTGCATTCGATGGCCATGGCCGGGTCGGCGCCGTCGTTCGCCGCCCGGATGAACAAGGCCGGAGTGCCGTACGGCGGCATCGCCCTCACCGGATTCGTCATCCTGCTGGGCGTGGGACTCAACGCCGTCGTTCCCACGCAGGCATTCGAGATCGTCCTGAACCTCGCCGCACTCGGGATCATCAGCGCCTGGGCCGTCATCGTGCTGTGCCAGCTGAAACTGTGGAAACTCGCTAAGGACGGCACCCTCACCCGGCCCGGTTTCCGGATGTTCGGCGCCCCCTACACCGGGCTCCTGACGCTGGTCTTCCTCGGATGCGTCGTCATACTGATGGCATTCGATCACCCCGTCGGGACCTGGACCGTCGGGTCCATCGCGATCATCGCCCCGCTGCTGGTGATCGGGTGGTACGGCGCGAGGAACCGCATCCGGACCCTGGCCTCGGACCGCCCCAACGCCTAG
- a CDS encoding FadR/GntR family transcriptional regulator, translating into MNLSDSWAARRPVTARVSAAEAVLADLRDAITSGELSVGERLPSEASLAARHGVSRSVIREALRSCHALGLTETKSGLGTFVVSDSIARDLDFGNYAANELVEARPHVEIPAAGWAAQRHTAEDLAALRGLVDQMRDEDDPLVWVSLDAQFHAFIARTSRNRVFESVIVDIREALTRQSETLNLVAGRQQKSNDEHDRIVDGIASGSYDKAARAMAEHLDAVRVALESVVGEAGPDDRQ; encoded by the coding sequence ATGAACCTGTCAGACAGCTGGGCAGCCAGGCGCCCTGTCACGGCGCGGGTCAGTGCCGCCGAGGCCGTCCTCGCGGATCTTCGGGACGCGATCACCTCGGGTGAGCTGTCGGTCGGTGAACGACTTCCGTCCGAAGCGTCCCTCGCGGCGCGGCACGGCGTCAGCCGGTCGGTGATCCGGGAGGCCCTGCGGTCCTGCCACGCGCTCGGACTCACGGAGACGAAGTCGGGCCTCGGGACGTTCGTCGTCAGCGATTCGATCGCCCGCGACCTCGACTTCGGGAACTACGCGGCCAACGAACTCGTCGAGGCCCGCCCGCACGTGGAGATTCCGGCCGCCGGATGGGCGGCGCAGCGGCACACCGCCGAGGACCTGGCTGCCCTGCGCGGCCTGGTGGATCAGATGCGGGACGAGGACGACCCGCTCGTGTGGGTGTCGCTGGATGCGCAGTTCCACGCGTTCATCGCCCGGACGAGCCGGAACCGCGTGTTCGAATCCGTCATCGTCGACATCCGCGAAGCCCTCACCCGGCAGTCGGAAACGCTGAATCTGGTTGCGGGCCGGCAGCAGAAGTCGAACGACGAGCACGACCGGATCGTGGACGGCATCGCATCCGGAAGCTACGACAAGGCCGCCCGCGCCATGGCCGAACACCTGGACGCGGTGCGGGTCGCACTGGAATCCGTGGTCGGAGAAGCCGGCCCGGACGATCGACAGTAA
- the disA gene encoding DNA integrity scanning diadenylate cyclase DisA — MNDAESSSALRETIARLAPGTALRDGLERILRGRTGALIVLGYDEQMEEICDGGFELDVEFAPTRLRELSKMDGAVVLSTDGSRIVRANVQLVPDHKIPTVESGTRHRAAERTAMQTGYPVVSVSQSMSIVSVYVGGIRHVIDGSATILSRANQAVATLERYKARLDEVTRQLSVVEIEDFVTLRDALTVVQRLEMVRRVSVEIEQDVLELGTDGRQLALQLEELVGDNDVARELIVRDYLAGSGPAPAEDVEKSLTALDRITDADLLDLTTLARAFGYPGTIEALEAPMSPRGYRVLTRVPRLQFNQIHRLVGSFGTLQSLLAATAADLQSVEGIGGLWARHIREGLSRLAETSISGPYD; from the coding sequence ATGAACGATGCCGAGTCGTCGTCTGCACTGCGCGAAACGATTGCCCGGCTGGCTCCCGGAACTGCACTTCGCGACGGTCTGGAACGCATTCTGCGCGGCCGCACGGGCGCATTGATCGTCCTCGGTTACGACGAGCAGATGGAAGAGATCTGCGACGGCGGCTTCGAGCTCGACGTGGAGTTCGCCCCGACCCGCCTGCGTGAGCTGTCGAAGATGGACGGCGCCGTGGTCCTGTCCACCGACGGGTCCCGCATCGTGCGCGCCAACGTCCAGCTGGTGCCCGACCACAAGATTCCGACCGTCGAGTCCGGCACCCGTCACCGCGCCGCCGAGCGGACGGCCATGCAGACCGGGTACCCGGTGGTGTCGGTCAGCCAGTCGATGAGCATCGTCAGCGTGTACGTCGGCGGCATCCGGCACGTCATCGACGGGTCCGCGACGATCCTGTCGCGCGCCAATCAGGCGGTGGCCACGCTCGAGCGGTACAAGGCGCGGCTCGACGAGGTGACCCGCCAGCTGTCGGTGGTGGAGATCGAGGATTTCGTCACGCTCCGCGACGCCCTGACCGTGGTGCAGCGCCTGGAGATGGTGCGGCGCGTGTCCGTCGAGATCGAGCAGGACGTGCTCGAACTCGGGACGGACGGGCGGCAGCTCGCACTGCAACTCGAGGAACTCGTCGGCGACAACGACGTGGCGAGGGAACTCATCGTGCGCGACTATCTGGCCGGTTCCGGCCCGGCGCCCGCCGAGGACGTCGAAAAGTCGCTCACCGCGCTCGACAGGATCACGGACGCAGACCTTCTCGACCTCACGACGCTGGCGCGGGCATTCGGCTACCCGGGCACCATCGAGGCGCTCGAGGCCCCGATGAGCCCCCGCGGCTACCGCGTCCTCACCCGCGTTCCCCGGTTGCAGTTCAACCAGATTCACCGGCTCGTCGGCTCGTTCGGAACTCTGCAGTCGCTGCTGGCCGCGACGGCGGCCGACCTGCAGTCGGTGGAGGGGATCGGCGGGCTGTGGGCGCGCCACATCCGCGAGGGCCTGTCCCGGCTCGCCGAGACGTCGATCTCCGGCCCGTACGACTAG